In Bacillus sp. DX3.1, the following proteins share a genomic window:
- a CDS encoding (Fe-S)-binding protein: MTTLNKIQIQKEFKDRLSEDELLNCMRCGFCLPTCPTYIQSGYKESHSPRGRIAIMKGVVDGLIEPDEDVENTLNVCLGCRACEPVCPSGVNYGHLLEEARDIINQNKKFSMPVKVVRKVVFEGLFPHQNRMRTLTGLIGFYQRSGLQTLTHKTGIMKLFPETLATMDLVLPKVPKMKEMKDRPEFLPAETTKKKRVAFFTGCLMDTMFLETNNATMKLLQLAGCDVVIPKEQSCCGALHGHAGEKGGAKELAKRNIQAFEDLKIDYIITNAGGCGAYLVDYDYLLKDDPEWAERAQQFVAKIKDITAILVELDFHKRNDLRLPPQIITYQDSCHLRNVMRTSSEPRMLLQAIQGVTYREMKDADRCCGSAGIYNIVHSELSMEFLDYKMERVHETDAATIVTANPGCLLQMKLGIERENISHKMRGVHIVDVLLEAIEYNS, translated from the coding sequence ATGACAACATTAAACAAAATCCAAATTCAAAAAGAATTTAAAGACCGTCTCAGTGAAGATGAATTATTAAATTGTATGCGCTGTGGATTTTGTTTACCAACTTGTCCAACCTATATTCAATCTGGGTATAAAGAATCACACTCCCCGCGTGGTCGCATTGCGATTATGAAGGGAGTCGTTGATGGCTTAATTGAACCCGATGAAGATGTTGAAAACACATTAAATGTTTGCCTTGGCTGCCGCGCTTGTGAACCCGTTTGTCCATCCGGTGTCAACTATGGACATTTACTAGAAGAAGCACGGGATATTATTAACCAAAACAAGAAGTTTTCCATGCCAGTCAAAGTTGTTCGTAAAGTCGTATTTGAAGGTTTATTCCCTCACCAAAACCGGATGCGAACATTAACAGGGCTTATCGGTTTTTATCAACGTTCTGGTTTACAAACGTTAACGCATAAAACAGGAATTATGAAGCTGTTCCCTGAAACGTTAGCAACAATGGATCTTGTCTTACCGAAAGTACCAAAAATGAAAGAAATGAAAGACCGCCCTGAATTTTTGCCAGCTGAAACAACGAAGAAAAAACGCGTTGCTTTCTTTACTGGTTGTTTAATGGATACGATGTTTTTAGAAACAAATAATGCTACGATGAAATTGCTTCAGCTTGCTGGCTGCGATGTTGTTATTCCGAAAGAACAGAGCTGTTGCGGAGCACTACATGGTCATGCTGGAGAAAAAGGCGGAGCAAAAGAACTTGCAAAAAGAAACATTCAAGCCTTTGAAGATTTAAAAATCGATTATATCATTACAAATGCCGGTGGTTGCGGTGCTTATTTAGTAGATTATGACTATTTATTAAAAGATGATCCAGAATGGGCTGAGCGCGCACAACAGTTTGTTGCAAAAATAAAAGATATCACTGCTATTTTAGTAGAACTAGATTTCCATAAACGAAATGATTTACGTCTTCCTCCGCAAATTATCACTTATCAAGATTCTTGCCATTTACGCAATGTGATGCGGACATCATCTGAACCACGTATGCTCTTGCAAGCCATTCAAGGCGTGACATATCGCGAGATGAAAGATGCAGATCGTTGCTGTGGTTCTGCTGGTATTTATAATATTGTCCATTCTGAACTATCTATGGAATTTTTAGATTATAAAATGGAACGCGTTCACGAAACAGATGCAGCAACCATTGTCACTGCCAATCCAGGCTGCTTACTACAAATGAAACTCGGAATTGAACGAGAAAACATTTCTCATAAAATGAGAGGTGTTCATATTGTAGATGTGTTATTAGAAGCAATTGAATACAACTCGTAA
- a CDS encoding FadR/GntR family transcriptional regulator: protein MYEEVSEAILTMIKNGTLKPGDKLLPVHQLAEQFQVGRSAVREALSALRAMGLIEMKQGEGTYVKNFDASSLTTPLNNMLLMKQEDIVNLLEVRKVLELGAVRAAAVKRTEENLQNMKHWLYEMEKSIGDEKAGEKADFHFHMGIAEASHNNILLELMNHVSEMIAETIGETRRIILYGEQTTAERLLEEHQNIYDAVLQQDVEGAQQAMLEHLINVEHMVTGKKEANS from the coding sequence ATTTACGAAGAAGTATCGGAAGCTATTTTAACAATGATTAAAAATGGTACCCTAAAGCCTGGTGACAAACTTCTTCCTGTTCATCAATTAGCTGAGCAGTTTCAAGTTGGCAGATCTGCTGTTCGCGAAGCATTAAGTGCACTGCGAGCAATGGGCTTAATTGAAATGAAACAAGGAGAAGGAACATATGTGAAGAATTTTGATGCTTCATCATTGACAACACCATTAAATAATATGTTGTTAATGAAACAAGAAGACATTGTGAATTTATTAGAAGTGCGTAAAGTACTTGAATTAGGAGCAGTTCGAGCTGCTGCAGTAAAGCGTACGGAAGAGAATTTACAAAATATGAAGCATTGGTTATATGAAATGGAAAAAAGTATTGGAGATGAAAAAGCTGGTGAAAAAGCAGATTTTCATTTTCATATGGGTATAGCAGAAGCTTCACATAATAACATTCTGTTAGAACTCATGAATCATGTTTCAGAAATGATTGCTGAAACGATTGGTGAGACGAGACGTATTATTTTATATGGTGAACAAACGACAGCGGAACGACTTTTAGAAGAGCACCAAAATATTTATGATGCAGTGTTGCAACAAGATGTGGAAGGTGCACAACAAGCAATGCTAGAGCATTTAATAAATGTAGAACATATGGTCACAGGCAAAAAAGAGGCGAATTCGTAA
- a CDS encoding HAMP domain-containing sensor histidine kinase — protein MLTMVQKLWLTVVCAVCVTVSFLYFVSLYSYEKLYVQNIEDSLTMEGKRLVSQYKKDEDITVFEEKVKTFDSISSADLIFVSNPRDLSACLPFEVHYDSLISENDRQTLLDGKIIKKVGYEERFNRNIMGVVIPVLEGKKLVGVVYSYIPLKSIKDLIYDMGFILAPLALVMVLLTIWIGRKIIIAITKPLSQMERVANHMAKGDFSERITITSEDEIGSLGKAFNKMATALETEDAKRKEFLANVSHELRTPLSYIKGYSEAILDGVAKGQQQSKFTQLIHKEAGRMQRLVHDLLDLAQLEGEHFPLKKQPIVFAQLIEDVLETYELKYIEKQLRISANLDPDIIVMIDEDRMQQILHNLLDNAIRYTDHNGSIDIQLKKKDKHCELKIKDTGIGIDPEHLEQLGERFYRVDKARSRQHGGTGLGLAIVKQIVHIHDGSWIVESEKGNGTTVIIQLPIK, from the coding sequence ATGCTTACGATGGTACAGAAGCTTTGGCTTACAGTAGTTTGTGCAGTATGTGTAACAGTTTCTTTTCTATATTTTGTTTCCTTATATTCGTATGAAAAGCTATATGTACAAAATATTGAGGATTCATTAACAATGGAAGGAAAGCGATTAGTTTCTCAATATAAAAAGGACGAGGATATAACGGTATTTGAAGAGAAAGTGAAAACTTTTGATAGTATCTCAAGTGCGGATTTAATCTTTGTGAGTAACCCTCGTGATTTAAGTGCTTGTTTACCTTTCGAAGTACATTATGACTCTCTTATTAGTGAGAATGATAGACAGACGTTATTGGATGGAAAAATAATTAAAAAGGTTGGATACGAAGAGCGTTTTAATCGTAACATTATGGGAGTTGTCATTCCTGTTTTAGAAGGAAAGAAGCTAGTTGGGGTTGTTTACTCTTATATCCCATTAAAGAGTATTAAAGATTTAATATATGATATGGGATTTATTTTGGCGCCATTAGCACTCGTTATGGTTTTACTGACAATATGGATTGGTAGAAAAATTATTATCGCGATCACCAAACCACTGTCACAAATGGAGCGCGTCGCCAATCATATGGCAAAGGGAGATTTTTCAGAGCGTATTACGATTACGTCAGAAGATGAAATAGGTAGTTTAGGAAAAGCATTTAACAAAATGGCAACTGCATTGGAAACAGAAGATGCTAAACGTAAGGAGTTTTTAGCGAATGTTTCGCATGAACTAAGGACACCGCTCAGTTATATTAAAGGATATAGCGAAGCAATTCTAGATGGAGTGGCAAAGGGACAACAACAGTCAAAATTTACACAACTCATTCATAAAGAAGCCGGTCGTATGCAACGGCTTGTTCATGACTTATTGGATTTGGCACAGCTTGAAGGTGAACATTTTCCACTTAAAAAACAACCGATTGTATTCGCTCAGCTTATTGAAGATGTATTAGAAACGTATGAATTGAAATATATAGAAAAACAACTGCGGATTTCAGCAAATCTTGATCCTGACATTATTGTAATGATTGATGAAGACCGGATGCAGCAAATTCTTCATAACTTACTAGACAATGCGATTCGCTATACAGATCATAATGGGAGCATTGATATACAATTAAAGAAAAAAGATAAACACTGCGAATTGAAAATAAAAGATACAGGAATTGGTATTGATCCTGAGCATTTAGAACAGCTTGGAGAACGTTTTTACAGAGTTGATAAAGCGCGAAGTCGCCAGCATGGTGGAACAGGCCTCGGTCTTGCGATTGTAAAACAAATTGTGCATATCCATGATGGATCATGGATTGTTGAGAGTGAAAAAGGAAACGGAACAACGGTTATCATACAGTTGCCAATAAAGTGA
- a CDS encoding sugar diacid recognition domain-containing protein, which produces MLFPDLANKIVREVRRLITENIIIIDIQGTIIASTDAARIGQFHEGALRCAKQKKTVIITNEDELHLQGVKAGVNLPLLFHDEVIGVIGITGEPENISQYGEILRKMTELLIHENYFLEQLELEQRSYEAFVFDWLQSNDWSPSFLDRAKTLGIDLHKKKQLILFSFDQDDTMLQRKIWQHIRNLLAKEELFVRWGNDRFILFTATETKKKTFQFLKRLKQDCETLFPITLYIGVGQTVMPNEMHVSYEQALRALAVALETKGIIFNEDLRLEMCLQDITAETREEFLHRTIYHLLPATELMQTLRLFIENNQSYKRTAEMLHIHINTLHYRLKKIEDYTELDPKQFKDLIILYFALLLLDNQTKKRR; this is translated from the coding sequence ATGCTTTTTCCTGATTTAGCAAACAAAATTGTACGTGAAGTTCGGAGGCTAATTACTGAAAATATTATTATTATCGACATACAGGGTACAATCATTGCTAGTACAGATGCGGCACGAATTGGTCAATTTCACGAAGGAGCCCTTCGTTGTGCGAAACAAAAGAAAACAGTCATTATTACAAATGAAGACGAACTACATTTACAAGGAGTAAAGGCAGGAGTGAATCTCCCCCTTCTCTTCCATGATGAAGTGATCGGTGTCATTGGTATAACAGGAGAACCAGAAAACATTTCTCAGTATGGAGAAATATTGCGGAAAATGACTGAACTATTAATTCATGAAAATTATTTTTTAGAGCAATTAGAACTCGAACAACGCTCCTATGAAGCATTTGTTTTTGATTGGCTACAAAGCAACGACTGGTCTCCTAGCTTTCTCGACCGCGCCAAGACACTTGGCATTGATTTACATAAGAAAAAACAACTCATTTTATTTTCATTCGATCAAGATGACACAATGCTACAGCGAAAAATTTGGCAACATATACGAAACTTATTAGCAAAGGAAGAACTCTTTGTACGTTGGGGAAATGACCGTTTTATTTTATTTACAGCCACGGAAACAAAGAAAAAGACCTTTCAATTTTTAAAACGATTAAAACAAGATTGCGAAACTTTATTTCCTATTACACTGTATATTGGTGTTGGACAAACCGTTATGCCCAATGAAATGCACGTTTCATATGAACAAGCATTGCGTGCCCTTGCTGTTGCATTAGAAACGAAAGGTATTATATTTAATGAAGATTTACGTTTAGAAATGTGTTTGCAAGATATTACAGCTGAAACACGTGAAGAGTTTCTCCACCGTACCATTTATCACTTACTGCCAGCAACTGAACTGATGCAAACACTGCGATTATTTATCGAAAACAATCAATCATATAAACGAACAGCTGAAATGCTACATATTCATATTAATACATTGCATTACAGATTAAAAAAAATAGAAGATTACACAGAATTAGACCCAAAACAATTTAAAGATTTAATCATTTTATATTTCGCTCTTCTCTTATTAGATAATCAAACAAAAAAAAGAAGGTAA
- the glcD gene encoding glycolate oxidase subunit GlcD, whose translation MLEQRIIDSFVSIVGQDNVDTSNMGRLTYSYDATPNFQAMPDAVVAPRNTNEIAEILKVCNDHKVPVYVRGSGTNLCAGTCPLEGGVVLIFRYMNRILEIDEENLTITVQAGVITLDIIKAAQEKGLFYPPDPSSMKISTIGGNINENSGGLRGLKYGVTRDYVMGLEIVLPNGDIIRTGGKLAKDVAGYDLTRLFIGSEGTLGVVTEAILKLIPMPETKKTMLALYQDINEAARAVSAIIANKIIPATLEFLDQPTIEVVEEFAQIGLPTDVKAILLIEQDGSPEVVNRDIEKMAEVCRSMHAVDVRVAKDETEADALRTARRSALSALARLKPTTILEDATVPRSQIAAMVEAINEIAKKYNISICTFGHAGDGNLHPTCMTDARNEEEMHRAEQAFAEIFEKAIELGGTITGEHGVGAMKAPYLELKLGKEGIAAMKGIKQAFDPHNIMNPGKMFAKDSRKRVVAQR comes from the coding sequence ATGTTAGAACAGCGTATTATTGATTCATTCGTATCCATTGTTGGCCAAGATAATGTCGATACGTCCAATATGGGGCGTTTAACGTATAGTTACGATGCGACTCCAAATTTCCAAGCGATGCCGGATGCGGTTGTCGCACCTCGCAATACAAATGAAATAGCCGAAATATTAAAGGTATGTAATGATCATAAAGTTCCTGTTTACGTTCGTGGCTCTGGAACAAACCTTTGTGCAGGAACATGTCCACTTGAAGGCGGTGTTGTTCTTATTTTCCGCTATATGAATCGTATTTTAGAAATTGATGAAGAAAACTTAACAATTACGGTGCAAGCAGGTGTCATTACTCTTGATATTATTAAGGCTGCCCAAGAAAAAGGACTATTTTATCCACCAGATCCAAGCTCCATGAAAATTTCTACAATTGGCGGCAACATTAATGAAAATTCCGGTGGATTGCGCGGTTTAAAATATGGTGTAACACGTGACTATGTTATGGGTCTTGAGATTGTTCTCCCAAATGGCGACATCATTCGCACTGGCGGGAAATTAGCAAAAGATGTAGCAGGCTATGATTTAACTCGTCTGTTTATCGGCTCTGAAGGAACACTTGGGGTTGTAACAGAAGCGATTTTAAAACTTATTCCAATGCCTGAAACAAAGAAAACAATGCTGGCATTATACCAAGACATCAATGAAGCTGCTCGTGCTGTTTCAGCAATTATCGCAAATAAAATTATTCCAGCAACACTGGAGTTTTTAGATCAACCAACAATCGAAGTTGTAGAAGAGTTTGCACAAATTGGTTTACCAACAGATGTAAAAGCCATTCTTCTGATCGAACAAGATGGTTCTCCAGAAGTTGTAAACCGTGATATTGAAAAAATGGCCGAAGTTTGTCGTTCTATGCATGCAGTTGACGTCCGTGTTGCCAAGGATGAAACAGAAGCTGATGCGCTCCGCACAGCACGCCGCAGCGCTCTTTCTGCTTTAGCAAGACTCAAGCCTACAACAATTTTAGAAGATGCAACTGTACCACGTTCGCAAATTGCCGCAATGGTTGAAGCAATTAATGAAATAGCAAAGAAATATAACATCTCCATTTGTACATTTGGTCATGCTGGCGATGGTAACTTACATCCAACTTGTATGACAGATGCACGTAATGAAGAAGAAATGCACCGTGCTGAACAAGCATTTGCAGAAATTTTCGAAAAAGCAATTGAACTTGGCGGCACAATTACAGGAGAACACGGCGTTGGTGCCATGAAGGCTCCTTATTTAGAATTAAAATTAGGAAAAGAAGGCATCGCTGCCATGAAAGGCATTAAACAAGCGTTTGACCCGCATAACATTATGAATCCTGGAAAAATGTTTGCAAAAGACTCTCGCAAAAGAGTGGTGGCCCAGCGATGA
- a CDS encoding CAP domain-containing protein — protein sequence MKKRVLLSVAAATALTLGVSTLDAQAATPQPATIKVQNIQQAKVVMQHMNQQELQNYLQSMGINSQVQWNQIQFQQGNCFIPGEQPNVTVPDENVVVTPPTAKPETQKPVENEETAKPEAQKPAENNNNTNNNETQKPAENKPAEEAKGSLSEFEQRVVELTNAERTKQGLPALKVDAELSKVARIKSEDMQKNNYFDHNSPTYGSPFDMMKKFGISYKSAGENIAQGQRTPEEVVQAWMNSEGHRANILNSGFTHIGVGYVESGNYWTQQFITK from the coding sequence ATGAAAAAACGTGTTTTATTATCTGTAGCAGCAGCAACTGCACTTACTCTAGGAGTATCAACGCTAGATGCACAGGCTGCAACGCCGCAACCAGCTACAATAAAGGTTCAAAATATTCAGCAAGCTAAAGTAGTTATGCAACATATGAATCAACAAGAATTGCAAAATTACTTACAATCTATGGGGATTAACTCACAAGTACAATGGAATCAAATTCAATTTCAACAAGGTAACTGCTTCATTCCTGGTGAGCAACCAAACGTAACAGTACCTGATGAAAATGTAGTAGTAACACCTCCAACTGCGAAACCAGAAACACAAAAACCAGTTGAAAATGAAGAAACTGCAAAACCAGAAGCACAAAAGCCTGCTGAAAACAATAACAATACTAACAACAACGAAACACAAAAACCTGCTGAAAACAAACCAGCAGAAGAAGCAAAAGGCTCTTTAAGTGAGTTTGAACAACGCGTTGTTGAATTAACAAATGCTGAGCGTACAAAACAAGGCTTACCAGCATTAAAAGTAGACGCTGAATTAAGTAAAGTTGCACGTATTAAGTCTGAAGATATGCAAAAAAACAACTACTTCGATCATAACAGCCCAACATACGGATCTCCATTTGATATGATGAAGAAGTTTGGTATTTCTTATAAATCTGCAGGTGAAAATATTGCTCAAGGCCAACGTACACCAGAAGAAGTTGTACAAGCTTGGATGAACAGTGAAGGTCACCGTGCAAACATTTTAAATAGCGGTTTCACTCATATCGGTGTTGGATATGTAGAAAGCGGAAACTACTGGACACAACAATTTATTACGAAGTAA
- a CDS encoding YncE family protein, with protein sequence MRKWFFLLCFMFLLTGCQSDLYTPIAKNKNLIITTNIKEGSISFIDMQSKKTVATWSLQEPITGIAMLPGGENMLVYGKQLEYIYVYSLTEGKQIEKWKTGKGIANVIVSNDKKELFIADQNEQKIRIFTIRGKETASIPVGKGPLTMVQHDTQLHVLNFYDTQLSTIDIKEKKVTHSFMVPPASTGAFVSGDGKEIWIGGHGDGKQVNEKVLVYSLEDGQMVRSLHAPFMPVSIAGNETFIYVLSHGSNTLRKFDARTYQEVGAVEVGSNPFAFWKNGKEGYVASYDSDEVYVIDIDEMKMKQTIAVGKGPFQLTQREGRGQ encoded by the coding sequence TTGAGAAAATGGTTTTTTCTACTATGCTTTATGTTTTTATTAACAGGGTGTCAGTCAGATTTATATACACCGATTGCGAAAAATAAAAACTTAATCATAACGACAAATATAAAGGAAGGCAGTATTAGTTTTATTGATATGCAGTCGAAAAAAACAGTCGCAACATGGTCTTTACAGGAGCCTATTACAGGCATTGCAATGCTTCCGGGTGGAGAGAACATGCTTGTATACGGTAAGCAGTTAGAATATATATATGTATACTCATTAACAGAAGGAAAGCAAATTGAGAAATGGAAGACGGGAAAAGGGATTGCGAATGTGATTGTATCGAATGATAAAAAAGAATTGTTTATAGCTGATCAAAATGAGCAAAAAATACGTATATTTACGATAAGAGGGAAAGAAACCGCCAGTATACCTGTAGGAAAAGGCCCGCTTACAATGGTGCAACATGATACGCAATTACATGTGCTGAATTTTTATGATACGCAATTATCTACAATTGACATAAAGGAAAAGAAAGTGACTCATTCCTTTATGGTGCCCCCTGCATCAACTGGGGCATTTGTAAGTGGAGACGGAAAAGAGATATGGATTGGCGGACATGGAGACGGGAAGCAAGTAAATGAGAAAGTATTGGTTTATTCGTTAGAAGATGGACAAATGGTTCGTTCTTTACATGCACCATTTATGCCGGTTAGTATCGCAGGAAATGAAACGTTCATTTATGTATTAAGTCACGGATCAAATACGCTGCGAAAATTTGACGCTCGTACGTATCAAGAAGTAGGTGCAGTTGAAGTAGGATCCAATCCATTTGCTTTTTGGAAAAATGGAAAAGAAGGTTATGTAGCTAGCTATGATAGTGATGAAGTGTATGTGATTGATATAGATGAAATGAAAATGAAACAAACGATTGCGGTTGGAAAAGGTCCATTTCAACTCACGCAGCGGGAAGGGAGAGGACAATGA
- a CDS encoding DUF1648 domain-containing protein yields the protein MARYRFIMGIFLACLLITLVVYPYLPNYVAVHWNQSGKTNEFVRKQVFVLFIPCLIILLHSILYIISQYIYKFREADQYIVRGFEKSVFVFLLFIHMLVLTIGIGINIQFQTWLTMGISVFLFMISKGFQRETRKEEEPVVLQKIRLYSQRIFQGMAIMIWGCLFLKQEWGFYLLISVISCGSISFMFYILYAYTLENYET from the coding sequence TTGGCAAGATACAGGTTTATTATGGGGATATTTTTGGCGTGTCTTCTAATTACGTTAGTTGTATATCCATACTTACCAAATTATGTAGCGGTGCATTGGAACCAGAGTGGTAAAACAAATGAATTTGTAAGGAAACAAGTTTTTGTATTATTTATTCCATGCCTCATTATTTTGTTACACAGCATATTATATATAATCTCACAATACATATATAAGTTTCGGGAAGCAGATCAATACATTGTAAGGGGATTTGAGAAAAGTGTGTTTGTATTTTTGCTGTTTATTCATATGCTTGTTCTCACCATTGGTATCGGAATCAATATACAGTTTCAAACTTGGCTTACAATGGGGATTAGTGTGTTCCTATTTATGATCAGTAAAGGATTTCAAAGAGAAACAAGGAAGGAAGAGGAGCCGGTTGTGTTACAGAAAATACGTTTGTATAGTCAGCGTATTTTTCAAGGGATGGCAATTATGATTTGGGGTTGTTTATTTTTGAAACAAGAGTGGGGCTTTTACTTGTTAATTAGTGTAATTAGCTGTGGGTCAATTTCTTTTATGTTCTATATTTTATATGCGTATACATTAGAAAACTATGAAACATAA
- a CDS encoding (Fe-S)-binding protein, with the protein MKVTLFVTCLVDMFETNVGKATVEVLERLGCEIEFPEAQVCCGQPAYNSGHVEAAKEAMKHMIETFEDAEYIVTPSGSCATMFHEYPQVFKDDPKWGPRAKKVAAKTYELTQFIVDVLKVIDVGAHLEGTATVHKSCHMTRLLGVKEAPGILLSNVKGLTVKELPNVQNCCGFGGTFSVKMTQISEQMVDEKVDSVMETGADYLIGADCGCLLNIGGRMERLGKEVKVMHIAEVLNSRS; encoded by the coding sequence ATGAAAGTTACTCTGTTTGTTACTTGCTTAGTCGATATGTTTGAAACAAATGTCGGTAAAGCAACTGTTGAAGTGTTAGAGCGTTTAGGTTGTGAAATTGAATTTCCAGAGGCACAAGTTTGTTGCGGACAGCCCGCTTACAATAGTGGTCATGTAGAAGCAGCAAAAGAAGCGATGAAGCATATGATCGAAACTTTTGAAGATGCAGAATACATCGTTACACCATCTGGTTCTTGTGCGACAATGTTTCACGAGTATCCACAAGTTTTTAAAGATGACCCAAAATGGGGACCACGTGCAAAAAAAGTGGCAGCTAAAACTTATGAACTGACACAATTTATTGTCGATGTGTTAAAGGTTATAGATGTTGGTGCTCATTTAGAGGGGACAGCTACTGTTCATAAATCTTGCCATATGACACGTTTACTAGGAGTAAAAGAAGCGCCAGGTATTTTACTATCAAATGTAAAAGGATTAACTGTAAAAGAACTACCAAACGTACAAAATTGTTGTGGTTTTGGGGGAACGTTCTCAGTTAAGATGACGCAAATCTCTGAGCAAATGGTAGATGAAAAAGTAGATAGCGTGATGGAAACAGGTGCTGATTATTTAATCGGTGCTGACTGTGGGTGTTTGTTAAACATTGGCGGACGTATGGAGCGTTTAGGTAAAGAGGTAAAAGTAATGCATATTGCTGAGGTATTGAATAGCCGCTCATGA
- a CDS encoding response regulator transcription factor yields MNKHKVLLVDDESDMRQLVGMYLDNFGYEWGEAENGKDALQMLGADHYDFVILDIMMPEMDGVSVCKEIRKTSDVPVIFLTAKGEEWNRVNGLRIGADDYIVKPFSPGELIARMEAVLRRYMKHEQQEELQYGSIIINEKCRRIEIESEPISLTVKEFDLLYFLCQHHGQVFSREQLLEKVWGYDYAGSTRTVDTHVKTMRLKLREYGNYIQTVWGVGYKFEV; encoded by the coding sequence ATGAACAAACATAAAGTATTACTTGTAGATGATGAAAGTGATATGAGACAACTGGTCGGCATGTATTTAGATAACTTTGGATATGAGTGGGGAGAAGCTGAAAATGGCAAAGATGCCCTTCAGATGTTAGGAGCGGATCATTATGATTTTGTCATTTTAGACATTATGATGCCAGAGATGGACGGGGTTTCAGTCTGTAAAGAAATTCGTAAAACTTCTGATGTTCCAGTTATTTTTTTAACAGCAAAAGGTGAAGAATGGAATCGGGTTAATGGCTTGCGCATTGGAGCGGATGATTATATTGTAAAGCCGTTTAGTCCTGGAGAACTTATTGCTCGTATGGAAGCAGTATTAAGACGATATATGAAACATGAGCAACAAGAAGAACTGCAATATGGATCCATTATAATTAATGAAAAGTGTCGCCGTATTGAAATCGAGAGTGAGCCGATTTCCCTTACTGTAAAAGAGTTTGATTTACTGTATTTTCTGTGCCAGCACCATGGACAAGTGTTTAGCCGTGAACAATTGCTTGAAAAAGTATGGGGATACGATTATGCAGGAAGTACGAGAACGGTAGATACACATGTAAAAACGATGCGCTTAAAGCTTAGAGAATATGGGAATTATATTCAGACAGTTTGGGGCGTAGGCTATAAATTTGAGGTGTAA